A stretch of Chitinophaga caeni DNA encodes these proteins:
- the dapF gene encoding diaminopimelate epimerase, with amino-acid sequence MQLHFHKYQGTGNDFVIIDNRQGIYNELSQPTVEKLCDRRFGIGGDGLMLLNGSKDYDFEMIYYNADGRPGSMCGNGGRCLSAFAKKLGIQQNAAKFIASDGPHEVVYAENGWVQLKMQDVDYVEIGPGYFFLDTGSPHFVRYVTGIEEMDVYTEGSNIRYNERFAEEGTNVNFVQETDNGIFVRTYERGVEDETYSCGTGVTAASLTFAKGAPGAYTVPVQTLGGPLEVRFTKVDDRTYNNIWLCGPAEWVFEGDIKI; translated from the coding sequence ATGCAATTACATTTCCATAAATATCAAGGTACGGGCAACGATTTTGTAATCATTGATAACAGGCAAGGAATTTATAACGAACTCTCCCAGCCTACCGTTGAAAAGCTCTGCGACCGCAGGTTCGGCATCGGTGGCGATGGTTTGATGCTATTGAACGGGAGCAAGGATTACGATTTCGAGATGATCTATTACAATGCCGATGGCCGGCCGGGTAGTATGTGTGGAAATGGCGGCAGGTGCTTATCCGCCTTCGCAAAAAAATTGGGCATCCAACAAAATGCAGCTAAATTTATTGCCAGCGATGGGCCCCATGAAGTTGTATATGCCGAGAATGGCTGGGTGCAATTAAAGATGCAGGATGTCGACTACGTGGAAATTGGGCCGGGTTATTTCTTCCTGGATACCGGTTCACCGCATTTCGTACGTTATGTAACCGGGATAGAAGAGATGGATGTTTATACAGAAGGCAGCAATATCCGCTACAACGAGCGTTTCGCAGAAGAGGGAACCAATGTGAATTTCGTACAGGAAACAGATAACGGCATTTTCGTGAGAACTTACGAAAGAGGTGTTGAAGATGAAACCTATTCTTGCGGTACCGGTGTTACTGCCGCATCGCTCACCTTCGCGAAGGGCGCCCCGGGAGCATATACCGTCCCGGTACAAACCCTCGGCGGCCCGCTTGAAGTGCGTTTTACGAAGGTGGATGATCGAACTTACAATAATATCTGGCTTTGTGGCCCAGCAGAATGGGTTTTCGAAGGTGATATTAAAATATAA